One genomic segment of Caloranaerobacter ferrireducens includes these proteins:
- the holA gene encoding DNA polymerase III subunit delta, producing MSYRQILNDIQNNDLKRVYLIYGKENYLIDWIINEIKEKYIDKSFESLNYVYLDGKEVSVDSIINACETLPFMSDKKIVIIENLIFLTGGKLGSKEDEQRLNEYISKISSFTCLIFVVREEKIDNRKKLVKNIKNVGMVVELSKIKGDDLIKWVSKLFSKYNKKITKNDILHFIENTGYLEFSSNKTLYDLENEIIKICNYLGDRKKVEIEDIDKILIRSLENNIFKLVDSVGQKRTDRALTLLNEMILNNEPIQLILHMVIKQIRLLFMTKLLEGKGYSQGVIAQKLGVQNFVVKKLIEQSRNFRIEELQSAFERCLKVDESIKKGEIESRLALEMLIVEFSRSI from the coding sequence ATGAGTTATAGACAAATTTTAAATGATATTCAAAATAATGATTTAAAAAGAGTTTATCTTATATATGGTAAGGAAAACTATTTAATTGATTGGATAATAAATGAGATAAAAGAAAAATATATAGATAAAAGTTTTGAGTCTCTTAATTACGTGTATTTAGATGGAAAAGAAGTAAGTGTAGATTCAATTATAAATGCCTGTGAGACGCTACCTTTTATGTCAGATAAAAAAATTGTAATTATAGAGAACTTAATATTTTTAACAGGTGGAAAACTAGGTAGCAAAGAAGATGAGCAGCGTTTAAATGAATATATTTCTAAGATAAGCAGTTTCACTTGTTTAATTTTTGTTGTTAGAGAAGAGAAGATTGATAACAGAAAAAAGCTAGTTAAAAATATAAAAAATGTTGGTATGGTTGTTGAATTATCAAAAATAAAAGGAGACGATTTAATTAAATGGGTATCTAAGCTATTTAGTAAATATAATAAAAAGATAACAAAAAATGATATTTTACATTTTATTGAAAATACAGGGTATTTAGAGTTTAGTAGTAATAAGACACTTTATGATTTGGAAAATGAAATTATAAAAATATGTAATTATTTAGGGGATAGAAAGAAAGTTGAGATTGAAGATATAGATAAAATTCTGATTCGAAGTCTTGAAAATAATATTTTTAAATTAGTTGATTCAGTTGGTCAAAAAAGGACAGATAGGGCACTAACACTTTTAAATGAGATGATATTAAATAATGAACCAATACAGTTGATTTTACATATGGTTATCAAACAAATTAGACTTTTATTTATGACAAAACTTTTAGAAGGAAAAGGGTATAGTCAAGGTGTTATTGCACAAAAGCTAGGAGTTCAGAATTTTGTAGTAAAAAAATTGATTGAACAAAGCAGGAATTTTAGAATTGAAGAATTACAAAGTGCATTTGAAAGATGTTTAAAAGTAGATGAAAGTATTAAAAAAGGTGAAATAGAGAGTAGGCTAGCACTTGAAATGTTGATTGTTGAGTTTTCAAGAAGTATTTAA
- the rpsT gene encoding 30S ribosomal protein S20, with product MANIKSAKKRIKVIEKRTAINRRRKSEIKTYIRKFNEALESGNIEEAKSLLRLVEKKLYRAAAKGTIHKNAASRKVSRLAKRLNEAV from the coding sequence ATGGCAAATATTAAATCAGCTAAGAAGAGAATTAAAGTTATAGAAAAAAGAACTGCTATAAATAGAAGAAGAAAGTCAGAAATCAAGACTTACATCAGAAAGTTTAATGAAGCATTAGAAAGCGGAAATATTGAAGAAGCTAAAAGCTTACTTAGATTAGTTGAGAAAAAGCTTTATAGAGCTGCTGCAAAAGGGACTATTCATAAAAATGCAGCTTCAAGAAAGGTTAGCCGTTTAGCTAAGAGATTAAATGAAGCTGTTTAA